AGGCAAGAGCTTTAACCACCAGACCATCACTGGATCTTAAAATGAACAagcatttttatatatttatagatTAGTCGACCTGTTCAccttaaatacataaatatttttcGAAATTTTCATGGCAATGTGGCCGAATGGTATAACACTTGGCCTGGTACTCAGTCGACCAGGGTTCGAGACCAGCTCTGTCCACCAGTTATTCATTAAACAGAGCGTTGACCAAGATTCGAACCCGAGTCTCCTGAACTCAAGGCAAAAGCTTTATCCATTCGACCACCTCAGACACAATTATTCTTCCTCGCTTCTTTGTACTTAGGTGTTACCTTAGACTTTTCACGTCAATGTTTGGGCACTTAAACTATGAATACGAACAAATCTGCTGACGTTTCCAAGTAAGCTCTGGTTAAATGGTTTACGCCAGTGCCTCCGAAACCTAAGAACTATGGTTCGAGACTCGACCCTACCTAGGTGTTATACTTTGTCATTTTCCCCTTGCTTCCGCAGacggctactttttttttctttccttttgcttgttaatgacgtcatcacaaaaTTACTATATAAGACGTCACAAACGCGACAATCGTTCTCTTGCTCATTTCTGACAGCGTCACGTCGTGCTGCTCCACCGGCTGCGCAGCGCGCTTTTACACAACATGCTGCGTTTCAAAGGTAAGTCTTCACAATTCCTTAACCTTTTAAAACtaactgcttttgctctctttcagcgTCAACTTGCACTTTGGACGTGCTTACACCTTGCTACCATGCAAGCTAAAAAGCGAGCGTTGGCAGAAAACTTCTCCGACCTTAAATTGCATCAAACGCAATTTTGCTGCCCAAGGTAAGACAAAACGTTTGCAGAAATTCACAACAGAATCTAATCAAATGGTCTAATATCTGTCTACAGGTGCGACTCTTCAAAACGAGCCTCAAGTAACCTCCTTTCTGTTCGAATGTGGATTTAATCAACTGCATCTAATTGTCCATTTCTGTCCACAGGTCTGCATCTGCAACAGAAGACCCAGATTGActgcaaaaaggcaaaaatcaCGTTTTTATTTGAAGGACAATTGACTAAagtattatttgttttttttgtctgcagatTTCAAAATGGCCGGCTGGCAGTCCTGAGAGCCCCGACTTGACGAGAGGTTTGCAAGTCTACTCTTGCTATCAAACCATCTCGTATGACTGAGAATTTAACACTATGTATGTTAAATTTAACGTTACCTTGTCTTTCAGCCCAACAAACTGCGGTTGGAGAGAAGTCCAGAGCTTCCCCTGCCTTCATTCTTCATCGGTGAAACACGTGCTCACTTTCATACATGAACAATTGTTTGACAAATTTATTTCAGCGTGTGCATTCTCTTCCCgttttgtccaccaggtggaGCTAAAGGACCTGGTACCTGTCCCTTACATGGATTGAAGTCAAAGCGCCAGGTTTGAACCTATTGCAATGACAAATTTGACAAATCAAAGTGCTTGACCAGTTTGTTGTTTCAGGTGGTGCTGGTCCAGGCAGTCAGGAAACGAGGAGTCATGATTTTCCTGTCCTGGCAGGTGACTAAACTTTGCAAACGTGGCATGTTAAGAACACTAACctgctttttctttgtcttaATGCAGTGCAGCTTCCAGTAAGAGTGCCGCAAAGACCCTCCACGCCAAAGGTTTCAAGGCTGTTTCCACTTTCAGTTTTTCAAATCAACTTGCTTGACTGTTTCCGCATTTGTGTGCAGGTGTCAGTCAAGGAGAGGCTCTGCAACATTTCAAGAGCTTCGCCTGATCTTTCTCATCTAACAAACGTCTTCAGCAGAAGGTTCCTGtctacagttaaaaataaaaatggtaacCTTGAATTGAGTCAGTGTCAATGTTCCTATTCTTTACAGGCAGAAGTAGCAAATCCTGGTCCAGAAAGTGAAAAAAGCCTGCCAGTTTGCTTCCATTCTGTGAGCTCATTCACCTGCCAGTGGAGTAGAAGCACCTGTGGCTCAAGCCAAACTGTAGCAGGCGAGTCACTTTCTGGACTTGGATTTTCCCCCTGTGGTTGTTGCAGGTGAAATGAAACATTCCTGGTATGCTACTTGCTAAAAGCTTCAAATCGGCATCTTTATGGCAGGGGTACCTTCTTGCTGCCTGGAGagccctctgctggtaagagaaggaaagtacatttcatttcagccacCATGTTCCACAATTTGAATGATAGTTCTTTTTGTGTCCAGGGTGGTGCACTATCAAGTACCTGCTTGCAGCGGTGGCCAAGGATCAGAGCACAGCAGCATGCTGGTAACACATTAGTTTTTGTTGCATCTTTGCCTCCAAGTCAACCTGAGAAGTGGACAATATTTGCACTTAAGGTAATATGCTCATCACTGCACAGTCCCCATGACAACTTTGTTTCTATATATATTTTCTGACAGGTCGCAAGGAACAAGAGCAGCCTTCTGGTCATGCAGCTCTCAATACTTGATGCCATGAACAACAAATGTTTCCCACTGGTAAGTTTCATGCTAAACTTTTTCCTGCACTAAACGTTGACTTTACTTTAGGCTTACAAGTTTCTTTTTGTCTCACCTCCAGGCGCAGACTCCTCGTCACACTGGCcaaccacttcaccactcgtcccacCGGCCGACCATTTCACCACTCGTCCCACCGGCTGACCACTTCACCACTTGGCACCGAGCAGACTACCATCCAACTTCTGTTttgtgattgaatgtttactctgcaaaagaaataaagtttgATTACAAAGAACACTTGAACTCTTAACTCTTTATTCTCAACTTTAAATAtatcttaatttaaaaaaaataaacccaaaaacctaaaaaatttttcagattttatttttccaattttttccagaattattttttctgaatttttttttctgaatttttttccacatttttatgAAATGAGGCGGGGCAAAGCTGGAATACTGCTTCCTGATTGGCTGAAGGCTCAGAAAGTGGGTGGGGCATGGAGAATGAAGGTCAGAGATTGGTTGAAACCtgggcgtggttatgcaaatGAGGGGCCATGCGATTGGTGGGATATAAAGTGGGCGTGGTCTCATTTATTTGAAGCAAACTGATTGGGCAGAATGGCAAATACTGCTTTTTGATTGGCTGTTGGAAAagtgggcgtggttatgcaaatttacgctgcgctgtgattggtcagaTCTAATTTGGGTAGAAGTAGGAGGCGGGGAAAGTGACACTGGTTTTTTAAGGCAgttttcagtcttgaggtgagcgttgtccttgtgtcactgccatggacatgGGTTTTTGACTGTTACTCTCCATCTCACATGACTCAAAGTGACAGGAGTCCTATGAAATGGAGAGTAACAGTCAAAAACCcatgtccatggcagtgacggaaggacaacgctcacctcaagactgaagACTGCCTTTGAAAACTCAACTGCCACTGCAGCAACCACCAGGCATGAACATTTTCCAATGAGTGAAGCAAATCTGCTCATAAAAACACTAAGACTTGCATTCCAGTTGATTGATTTATATGACAGAAAAGCAATTTGACAACATTTGAGCAGTCAATGTTTGTGTGAGACTAATATAGTTGCACACAAAGATTGGCATTGACAGGCCTTGCATGGAAGCAGCagtgtttgatgagctcaggTGAGATGTCACTTACTTCTCATGACCactagggggaaggtgagcacattgAAACAGCTGACATCTCTCACCGGGACAAAAACTAAGTGCCAGCTACTGCATAACATCATCACACACTTTTGGATGTGTTTTTCAATGACACTGATGCAAACCAAGTtagttgaatacaaatcaaatgtaTATTTCTGACTAACCCGGTTTGCatcaatttaattaaaaacacatcTAGAGGTGTTTGATGTTTAACTTGTACAGTAGCTGGCACTTAGTTTTTGGCCCAGTGAGCGATGTCAGacgtttgcatgtgctcaccttccccctggtggcaggcattagaagtgacatgcaatgagcacctcaaccaaggtttcaaagtcctcaAAATAAAAAGACTCGTTTTACGTGCCAAAAGTTCTTATTAAACTATTTCTTTGACAGCTTTAATGATGCACTCTCCtatttttaacactttatttAACATCGAATATCACAAACTATGAAAGGACCGAAACAGTAATGGAATACGCAACTATAGAGCATCAGCGCCCTCTGCGGGAAACATGTTGTACTGCACCCACCCCACATAATGTCTTTTGACTACAACTTCTTAAACTAATGGCCCATCTACTGTTACCCACTACCTAATTCACCTGGAAACCGTCAAATAACTCAAAGCACGCATTAAATTATctttataaaataatattacgtcTCATTTGACTTGTTGATGATCTTCTCAAGTCACCGAAGGGATACTACtccagataaaaaaaagaaggaaacacaACATGCAGTACCTTTCGAAAATATGTTGGCGTCTCGATGTTCAGATAGACGACCAGCAACCGACGTGGAGCCTCAACTCTTGTAGTTTGAACATCAGCTTTTGcgtggaaaacatacaaaacaacATGGAGGTCAAACGTTTTTTACCTAATTAACGTTTGATCGACAGCTGAGTAGTAGTTGTGGGCGGGGTCGCTGACAAGCCACCTTTGTTTATATTGTTCtacgatagctagctagctagctagcgag
The nucleotide sequence above comes from Syngnathus scovelli strain Florida chromosome 15, RoL_Ssco_1.2, whole genome shotgun sequence. Encoded proteins:
- the LOC137840954 gene encoding uncharacterized protein isoform X2; translation: MQAKKRALVENFSDLKLHQTQFCCPRCDASKRASSLHLQQKTQIDCKKGQRTEVGETFRAVPACLFHWWSQRTWYLPAARIEVKAPGGAGPGSQETRSHDFPVLAVQLPVRVPQRPSTPKVSRLFPLSVFQINLLDCFRICVQVSVKERLCNISRASPDLSHLTNVFSRRFLSTVKNKNGVPSCCLESPLLGGALSSTCLQRWPRIRAQQHAGNTLVFVASLPPSQPEKWTIFALKVARNKSSLLVMQLSILDAMNNKCFPLVSFMLNFFLH
- the LOC137840954 gene encoding uncharacterized protein isoform X3 translates to MSKNVTLCGLQRYLVFQANELRLERRSELFLPAFFIGGAKGPGTYLLQGLKSKRQVVLVQAVRKRGVMIFLSWQLPVRVPQRPSTPKVSRLFPLSVFQINLLDCFRICVQVSVKERLCNISRASPDLSHLTNVFSRRFLSTVKNKNGVPSCCLESPLLGGALSSTCLQRWPRIRAQQHAGNTLVFVASLPPSQPEKWTIFALKVARNKSSLLVMQLSILDAMNNKCFPLVSFMLNFFLH
- the LOC137840954 gene encoding uncharacterized protein isoform X4 codes for the protein MRRQRTEVGETFRAVPACLFHWWSQRTWYLPAARIEVKAPGGAGPGSQETRSHDLPVLAVQLPVRVPQRPSTPKVSRLFPLSVFQINLLDCFRICVQVSVKERLCNISRASPDLSHLTNVFSRRFLSTVKNKNGVPSCCLESPLLGGALSSTCLQRWPRIRAQQHAGNTLVFVASLPPSQPEKWTIFALKVARNKSSLLVMQLSILDAMNNKCFPLVSFMLNFFLH
- the LOC137840954 gene encoding uncharacterized protein isoform X1; this encodes MQAKKRALVENFSDLKLHQTQFCCPRCDASKRASSLHLQQKTQIDCKKGQRTEVGETFRAVPACLFHWWSQRTWYLPAARIEVKAPGGAGPGSQETRSHDLPVLAVQLPVRVPQRPSTPKVSRLFPLSVFQINLLDCFRICVQVSVKERLCNISRASPDLSHLTNVFSRRFLSTVKNKNGVPSCCLESPLLGGALSSTCLQRWPRIRAQQHAGNTLVFVASLPPSQPEKWTIFALKVARNKSSLLVMQLSILDAMNNKCFPLVSFMLNFFLH